The Desulfobacterales bacterium genome contains the following window.
GGAAAATAGCTCCTGCCGTTGATGTTGATCGTCCATCCGGATCGCTTGAACAATGCAACGGTCGCAGCCTGTAAACTTCCTTTGGGAATTCCCAATTTCAGCAGCTTTTTCACTTCTTATAAACCTCCCTGGGATCAAAAACGGGTTTGCCGATAATTTTAATGGTTCCGTCTTCAACTTTTTTAAAAAAACAGCTCCGGTGCCCGGTGTGACAGGCGGCCCCACCCACCTGTTCCACCAACAACAATATCGTATCATCATCGCAGTCGATTCTAATCTCCTTGACGATTTGTTCATGACCGGACGTTTTGCCCTTCACCCAGAGCTCCCGCCGGGTACGGCTGTAAAAAGTCGCTTTTCCGGTTGAAAGGGTTGCCTCCCACGCTTCCGGATTCATAAATCCGAGCATTAAAACGTCTTTTGTGTGAAAGTCCTGCACGATCGCAGGCACCAGGCCGTTTAACTTATTAAAATCAAGTTCTATCATCCGTGGCACTGCTCCACTTTAATCATTTGGGTGTTTTGTTGCGTCTCATAAATTTCAAATATTATTTAGTAACCCCATCACGATATAAAGTCAATTTTTTTAGAGAAGATTTTAATCCCCGCCCCTTTTTACTTGACATATTCCCATGATTTTTTTAAGGATATCACACAATTTAGCATCTGAAATTCCTCACCTGTATTTGGATGCTTAAAACCTGCTTTAAAGGCAAAGTGATTTTCTCCATCTGCGCTGCCACAGTAACGGTTCGGCACCGAATCTGTTGGAGAAAATCCTTAATAGATAAGCGTTAACCATTACATCCGGATTTTCACGCCCTAAAATAAACGTTTAAAGGGGGTGATAAAACTCCATTTTCACATCAGTGTTCCTGGCGACAAATCATTTTCCAATTGTCACATGCTGTTATGTATGTAACCACAAAGGGAGGATTTGTTATGAATTCATTAATTTTAGCAATTGGTGCGGGTGTGTTGTATGTGGTCGCCTATCACACCTACGGCAAGTTTCTGGGCAGTAAAATATTTAAACTCAACCCGGAAGCCGTCTGTCCCAGCAAGGAATTCCAGGACAATGTCGATTTTGTGCCCACCCAGAAGCCCATCCTTTTCGGCCATCATTTTACCTCCATCGCCGGCACCGGCCCCATTGTCGGTCCGGCCATCGCCATCATCTGGGGGTGGGTACCGGCCCTGGTGTGGGTCCTGCTCGGTTCGATTTTCATGGGGGCCGTACATGATTTCGGCGCCATGGTGGTTTCCCTCAGAAATCAAGGCCGCTCCATCGGCGATGTAGCCGCCGATTTGATCAGCAAGCGGGTCCGCACCCTGTTTCTCCTGATCATATTCTTTGAGCTCTGGATCGTGGTGGCCATCTTCGGCGTGGTGATAGCGGTTATTTTCAACATGTATCCCCAGTCGGTCATCCCGGTCTGGCTGGAAATCCCCATCGCCGTCTGGCTGGGTCACATGGTTTATAAAAAAGGGGCTGCGCATCTGCCCATGAGCATCGTCGCCGTGGTGCTGATGTATGTTACCGTCGTCATCGGCGCCTATGTGCCCATTAAAATGCCCGCCATGTTCGGGCTCGATGCAGTAGCCCTGTGGGTGATTATACTCCTGATCTATTCCTATATCGCGTCAACCCTGCCGGTTCAAACCCTGTTGCAACCCCGGGACTACATCAACTCGCACCAGCTTTTCGTCGCCCTGGGCCTGCTTACGCTGGGAGTGCTATTTGCCCATCCCACCATGGTTGCGCCGACAGCCAATTTTTCACCTTCCGGAGCGCCGCCCATCTGGCCGATGCTGTTCGTGGTAATTGCCTGCGGCGCAATTTCCGGTTTCCACTCCCTGGTTTCTTCCGGCACCTCTTCGAAACAGTGCGACGCCGAAAGCAGCTCCCTGGTCATCGGTTACGGCAGCATGCTCATGGAGGGAATGCTCTCCGTTTTTGTCATTATCGCATGCGGCGCGGGATTGGCCATTGGTTTGACCAAGGGCGGCCAGATCTTTACCGGCGTTGAAGCCTTCACCCAGAACTATACCAGTTGGGGCGCTGCCGCCGGTTTGGGCACAATGATCAGTTCCTTTGTGGTGGGCTCTGCCAATATGATTGAATCAATTGGAATCCCACATAACATAACCATCACCATCATGGGCGTGTTTGTGGTTTCCTTTGCCGGCACCACCCTGGATACCGCCACACGTCTGCAGCGCTACATCGTTGCCGAACTTGCAACAGCCGTAGGCTCACCGGCCCTTGCCAAAAAGCACCCGGCCACCCTGATTGCCGTCGTCACCGCCTTTATCCTGGCCTTTTACAACGGCAGCGGCAAAGGGGCGCTGACCCTCTGGCCCCTTTTCGGTTCCGTGAATCAGCTTTTGGCCGGGCTGGCGCTGCTGGTGATCACCGTGTATCTTGCCCGCAAAAAAGCCCCGCTGGTCTACACCCTGATCCCCATGATTTTCATGCTGTTCATGACCGGCTGGGCCATGCTGATTAACCTTGGAGACTTTTACGGCAAGGCCAACTGGCTGCTCTTTTTTATCGGGCTGGCTGTTTTTATATTGGAAGTGTGGATGGTGATTGAAAGCGTGATTGTTCTCAAGAAGGTTTACGGTGCTGAGATAGAACCGGTTGCTCAAATGCGCTGATCGGTTGTGACGGCACCAGGCCGCCCGGGTCTTAAAATTTATTCTGAGACTCGGGCGGTTTTTTTTTGCTCGCTGGTTGGCCCTTGTATCCATCGATTTTTCTTTTATTCCTTGACATGATTTTTGACTTTGATTATAAAAAATTTTCTTTTGGTCTTCTTTACCGCAAAGGAATTACAACACTTTTTGATTAAAAGATGCGACAAGAGACATAAATAGTTTTTGTTTTGGAGCCATCCCGAATATGCAGATTGAAAATCTATTGGAACAGCGTAAAGCTGTGATTGTAAAAAAGTGGTTTGACTTGGTGATTCAGACCTATCCCACCGACACTTCAAAATTTTTCAAATCCCAGAAAGATCCCTTTGCAAACCCCGTAGGCCAAACGGTTTTGCGTGGGCTGGAAGCCCTTTTTGACATTCTTCTGCAGGGCCCTGATACGGATACCATTTCGTCTTTCCTTGATCCCATCATCCGGATCCGGGCGGTGCAGGATTTTACACCCAGCCAGGCGGTTGCTTTCATATTTTCCCTCAAACAGGTCATACGGGACAATTTAACCAAAGAATTAAAGGACGCCGCCACGGGTATAGATCTGTTGAACCTCGAATCAACCATTGATGATCTCGCGTTGATCGCTTTTGACATTTATGTGGAATGCAGGGAAAAGATCTACGAATTAAAGGCCAATGAAGAAAAAGACAGAACATTCGCGGCTTTTAAGCGGGCGGGACTCATTTGCGAGACACCGGCCGCTCAATCAGATCCCGAATAATTAATTACATGATGAGGTAAAGGTCAATGAATGTAAATTATATGGTTTCCCTCATTGCGGTTATCGTGCTTTTTCTACTCGCCTATGTGGGTGTTGAGGCTGCGGGGCTTCAGTTTCTCTTCGGAATTATCGTCCCCTATCTGGCCGTCATTGCCTTCATTGGCGGGGTGATATACCGTATTGTCGACTGGGCGCGCTCGCCGGTGCCGTTCCGGATAACCACCACCGGCGGCCAGCAAAAATCATTACCCTGGATCCAACCGGCTCAATTCGACAATCCGTCCACCACCGCCGGGGTGATTGTCCGCATGGCACTGGAAATCCTTTTTTTCCGCTCCCTGTTTCGCAACACCTCGGCCCACCTGGATAAAGCCGGCAAGTTGTCGTACATCTGGGAAAAATGGCTGTGGCTGGGGGCCCTTGCATTCCACTATGCATTTTTGACCGTCCTGGTGCGGCACCTGCGTTTTTTTACCGAACCGGTCCCGCTTCCCGTCAAACTCCTGGAAACACTGGACGGCTTTCTCCAGATCGGAATCCCGGTGATCCAGCTGTCGGGCGTCGTTCTTTTGGCCGCCGCCCTTTTTCTGTTATTGCGCAGGGTGCTAATTCCCCAGGTTAAATATATTTCCCTTGCGGCCGACTTTTTCCCGATTTTTCTCCTGATCGGAATCGCCCTTACCGGAATTCTGATGCGGTATTTTACCAAAATCAATGTAATCGCCGCCAAGGAACTGGCCATGGGCCTGGTGACGTTTCACCCGTCTATCCCCCAGGGGGGAATCGGCGGTATTTTTTATGTCCACCTGTTTTTTGTCTGTATCCTCCTGGCTTATTTTCCTTTCAGCAAGCTCATGCACATGGGCGGAATCTTTTTAAGTCCCACCCGAAACATGCCCGGCAATACCCGCGCCATCAGGCATGTCAACCCGTGGAATTATCCCGTAAAGGTTCATACCTATGAAGAATATGAAGATGAATTCAGGGAAAAAATGATAGAGGCTGGATTGCCGGTGGAAAAGGAGTGAGTAATGTCAGATCTTCCAAAATCAGATGACCTTTTATCAAAGATAGATCCCCGTCCGCCGGCCAAAAGCTGGATGGACACTCCGGTCAACATTCGCAAGGGCATGTACTGTTACGCCTCAAATCCCAAAAGCGTGGAATATGTCGGCCTACCCCATGCCCGGGCCTGGAATCCCCTTGAGGAAGACTGGAATCTTCCGGAAAATTGGAAAGAAATCATTTATGAGGGTTTCCGGGAACGCCTGGATAAATTCAGATCGTTTAAGGTGTTCATGGATATCTGCGTGCGCTGCGGCGCCTGTGCGGATAAATGCCACTTCTTCATCGGGACGGGAGATCCCAAAAACATGCCGGTCCTGCGGGCCGAACTGCTGCGCTCGGTTTACCGCAACGATTTTACCACTGCCGGCAGGATTATGGGAAAGATGGCCGGCGCCCGGGAGATGACGGTCGATGTCCTCAAAGAATGGTGGTATTATTTCTTTCAGTGCACCGAGTGCCGGCGCTGTTCGGTTTTTTGCCCGTACGGCATCGATACGGCCGAAATCACCATGATGGGTCGGGAGCTATTGAACCTCCTGGGCCTGAATATCGACTGGATCGCAACCCCCGTGGCCAACTGCTACCGCACCGGCAACCATCTGGGAATTCAACCCCACGCTTTTAAAGACATGATCGACTTTTTCGTGGATGACATCGAAGAGATCACGGGTGTCCGGGTCGAACCGTCCATTAACAAAAAAGGCGCCGATATACTCTTTATCACCCCTTCCGGGGACGTTTTTGCCGATCCGGGCACGTATACCTGCATGGGATATCTGATGCTGTTCCACTTTTTAAAGGAAAAATACGGCTTTGATATCACCTGGAGCACTTATGCCTCCGAAGGCGGCAATTTCGGCTCCTTCACCTCCCACGAAATGATGAAACGGCTGAACGCCAAAATGTTTGCCGAAGCCAGGCGGCTGGACGTAAAATGGATTCTCGGGGGCGAATGCGGACATATGTGGCGGGTCATCCATCAGTACATGGACACCCTTAACGGCCCGGCCGATTTTCTGGAAGTGCCGGTTTCCCCCATTACCGGCACCCGGTTTGAAAATGCCAAGTCCACCAAAATGGTGCATATTGCCGAGTTTACAGCCGATCTCATCAAGCATGGCAAGCTGGACCTGAATCCCGGTCGCAACGACAATCTGAGGGTGACCTTTCATGATTCGTGCAACCCTTCCCGGGGGATGGGAATGTTCGAAGAACCCCGCTATATCATCAAGAACGTGTGCAATTATTTCCACGACATGCCCGCCAACACGATCCGGGAACAAACCTTCTGCTGCGGCAGCGGCGCCGGCCTGAACGCCGGGGAGGACATGGAGCTTAGAATGGTGGGCGGGCTTCCCAGGGCCAACGCGGTCAAACATGTACACGAAAAATACGACGTCAATATGCTGGCCTGTGTCTGCGCCATTGACCGGGCGGCATTGCCGCCGCTGATGGAGTACTGGGTCCCTGAGGTCGGTGTAACCGGTCTCCACGAACTGGTCGCCAATGCCCTGATCCTGCCGGGTGAGGGGGAAAGAACAACCGACCTGCGCGGAGAACCACTGCCGGGAATGGAGGGTGATGATGCCGAGGAATAATAACAAGATGTATAATAAAGGAATAATTGTCGCCGGGCTGGCTGTTTTTATCGTCCTGGCAACATTTCCTTTCTGGTATAACCTGGGAAAGGCCGCGCCGGCGCCGGAGCGCATCCTGACAGCCCAGGCAAAAGCCGCCAAGGAATGCATCCTTTCGGCTGAATTGATGCGGACCGAACACATGCAGATGCTCAATGACTGGCGCGATATGGTGGTGCGGGACGGCACACGCCTGTATGTAGGCAGCAGCGGCAAAAAATTCGAGATGAGTCTTTCAAACACCTGCATGGAATGCCATTCCAACAAAGCCGAGTTTTGCGACCGCTGTCACAATTATGCCGCAGTTACCCCCTACTGCTGGGATTGCCATATTGATAACCCGAAGGAGACAAAGTGATGAAACGCAGCAGAAGAAGCTTTCTGAAAATAGCGGGTATTTCTGCACTGGGTATCGGCTCCAAACCGATATTAAATGCATTTTCGGCATCCGCGCCCCAGGGGGATACCCCTCAACCCGCCGTCATGCGCAAACCGGAAGCGTTAACCGCCAAACACTGGGCCATGGTCATCGACACCACCAAATTCAAATCCAGAGATGATTTCAAGCCGATTATCGAGGCCTGCCACAGCATCCATAACGTTCCTGAGTTAAAGAACAAAAACCATGAAATCAAATGGATCTGGGAGGAAGGCTACAAGCATGCCTTCCCGACCCTGGAAAATCCCTATTTTGAGGAAAAAGTCAAAGATTTGCCGTTTCTGGTCTTGTGCAATCATTGCGAAAATCCGCCCTGTGTCCGGGCCTGTCCCACCAAGGCGACTTTTAAAAGGGAAAGCGACGGCATCGTCCTGATGGATTTTCACCGCTGCATCGGCTGCCGGTTCTGCATGGCCGCCTGCCCTTATGGCGCCCGCAGTTTTAATTTCAGGGACCCCCGCCCGTTTATAAAAGAAGAAAAGATCAATCTCAAATTCCCGAGACGCACGAAAGGGGTTGTGGAAAAATGTAATTTCTGTGCCGAAAGGCTGGCCGTCGGACAACTCCCGGCCTGTGTGGAGGCTGCCAACGGCGCCATTATTTTCGGAGACCTTGCCGATCCCGATTCAGATGTCCGAAAACTTGTCAGTACCAATTATACCATTCGACGTAAACTTTCACTGGGTACTTCACCGTCGGTTTACTACATCGTATGAGGTGGTTATGCTTGAATTAGCGCTAAAAGGAAGCAAAAAATATTACGGATGGATGACCCTGCTGCTGGGTGTTATCGGCGGGGGGTTCGTCTTTTATCTGTGGCAGTTTAATTTCGGCCTGGGGATCACCGGCATGAGCCGGGATGTTTCCTGGGGATTTTATATTGCCCAGTTCACCTTTCTGGTCGGGGTCGCCGCCTCGGCCGTTATGGTGGTTCTGCCGTATTATCTGCACGATTACAAGGCGTTCGGCCGGATTACCATTCTAGGTGAATTTCTGGCGGTGGCGTCAGTCACCATGTGCATCCTGTTTATTTTTGTGGACCTTGGCCAGCCCATGCGGGTCGTCAATGTCATCCTGTACCCGACGCCCAACTCGGTTCTTTTCTGGGACATGATCGTGTTAAACGGCTACCTGTTTCTGAACATCATCGTGGGCTGGAAGGTGCTGGAGGCCGAACGCAACGGGATCGCTCCGCCCGCCTGGGTAAAGCCCCTGATTTATTTGTCGATCCCCTGGGCCGTGAGCATTCACACCGTCACCGCTTTTCTGTACTGCGGCCTTCCCGGCAGAGGCTTCTGGCTCACTGCCATCCTGGCGCCGCGCTTTCTGGCCTCGGCCTTTGCCGCCGGCCCGGCTTTTCTGATCCTGCTGTGCCTGCTGATCCGCAAGCTCACAAAGTTCGACCCGGGCAAAGAACAGATTCAGTCCCTTGCCAAAATCGTTACTTACGGCATCCTCATGAACGTTTTCTTTTTAGTGTGCGAGGTCTTTGTCGTTTTTTACAGCCAGATCCCGGAACACATGGACCATATGAAATATCTCTTTTTCGGCCTCCACGGCCACGGCGTCCTGGTGCCCTGGATGTGGACCTCTGTCGGCCTGATGCTGCTGGCCATTATCCTGCTGGTCAATCCGATAACCCGCCAGAATGAATCCGTCCTTGCAGTGGCCTGCCTGGCGGTTTTCGCCGGCACCTGGATCGACAAGGGGCTCGGCATGATTTCCGGCGGGTTTGTGCCCTCGCCGCTGCACCATGTGAATGAATACGTGCCCACCATCCCTGAAATCATCATCACCCTGGGGGTGTACGCCACTGGTTTTCTGGTCCTGACCGCCCTGTTTAAAATCGCCGTGTCCATCAAGGAGGAAATAGCCGCCTGATCTTTTTCATTAAATAAAACACAATAGGGCTTCTCCTTTAGAGGATAAGCCCTTTTTTTTACTGCCCGTATCACGGCCTGGATATCATAACGGTAGCACAGTCTTTTTAAATTGCCGAAAAATACACATGAACCCATCTCAAAATATGGATGGGGTTCGAGGGCTCCGCCTTTGGCGGAATGAGCAAGTCCTTTTTTGAAGCGGCAGATGACCCGGACCCCCAATGTCAGATGGGTTCTAGTTCCCGAACACTGGCCCCCTCGGTCCCAAGTGACATGAATAGCAGCCGAATCCGGTGCGGGTGATGATACTGAAAGTCTTCAGGCCAAGGGCCTCAGCCATCTCCGGCACCAGGCGATTCAGCTTAAGCCGGGTGGTATCCGGATGCTTTTCAAACTCAGGCCCCAGGAGCAGTTCCCCGCTGAGCCGGGGAAGGTGGGTCGTGGGCATATCAAAATCACCCCTCTCCGCCCCCTGGCCGTGACACAGGGTGCAGTCCACACCGGCAAAGCGTGCGGGGCGCCAAGCGCGAAACACGTCTCCCGCCCGCGGCAGAACTTCTTTTCTCATATGCGCCATGCGCTGCTCGCGATTCATCGCGGCCCAGGTCAGCTGCTTTCCGTCAGTGCCCGGAGATCCCACAGCCTTTGGATAGCAGCCCCAGAACGCAAATGCGATTAAAAGCGTTATCCCGAACGTTTTGGTACTTCTTTGATGGGTCTGTAATATGGGGTATTGTCGCTGCTTATTGTTCAAAATAAAAAAGATCCTTTGTCAGCTATAAATTCGTATTGCCCCCATAAGGAAGTTTTTATTGCCGCTAATTATGGCCTAAAATCAGGGGTTCGAATATAACCCTGTATATCACTTATTTCAAGCGCTCTTCACCGCAAAATATCAGGAGTCCGGAATCATCGCCCGGACTTGCCAGGGTCATGTTCAGCTTGGAGGCCAGTTCAACGGCAAGGGAGGTGGGGCGGGAGATGGCCAGGATGATGGGGATGCGGGCCCGGGCGCTTTTCTGGACCAGTTCATAGCTGATGCGGGAAGAGAGCGTCAGAAAGGCGGCGTCTTTGAGTTTGTGATCCATAAACAGCGTGCCCACCACCTTGTCCAGGGCATTATGACGTCCGACATCCTCGGCTGCGGCCAGCAGTTTGTAGTTTGAATCATATAAAACAGCCGCATGGGCGGCCCGTGTTTTTTTGCGCAGGTGTTGAAGGGCGGAAATATTCTCCAGGCAATCCACTGCCTTTTGAATGTCTAAAGGGGCGTTATCGGTTATGGGGCGGATGGTCTGGTAAAGATCTTCAACGATTTCTTTGCCGCACAAGCCGCAGCTCGTCTGGCTGATATAGCCGCGGCGTTCGAGAATTTCGGGTATGGTCTTTCGGCGCGTTTCCTTCAGGGTCACGGTGACAACGTTGGTATCCTCCCCGTCGCAGAAAGCGATGCCGACAAAATCTTCAGGGGACTCAACAATCCCTTCCGCCAGGCAAAATCCGGCCACATGCTGAATTTCATTGCCGGGTGTCCGCATGACCACCGCATAGGGATTCCCCTGGATCCGGATCGACAGCGGTTCTTCCCGCAAAAGATCATGTTTTTTAGCGATACGGGAGCCTTTGTCCCAGTGTACGATCGACTTGTTCGATAAGGCGCTCACCAGTATCTCCTCAGGATAATATTTCCACCGCATCACCGCAGCGGATCACGCCGCCTTCGAGCACCCTGGCAAAGACCCCTTCCCGGGGCATGATGCAGTCGCCGGCCTGATAATAAATCGCGCAGCGGTTGGTGCATTCCTTGCCGATCTGGGTGATTTCAATCAAGGCTGTGTCCCCCAGCCGGACCCGGGTCCCCACGGGTATCGCTTTCCAGTCGGCGCCGGTGGTGGCGATGTTTTCGGCAAAATCGCCGAAGGTCACATCCAGCCCGCTGCTGCGGGACGCTTCGATGCTTTCGGACGACAGCAGGCTCACCTGCCGATGCCACGCGCCGGCATGGGCATCGCCTTCAAGGCCGTGTTCTTTTACCAGTTTTGCTTCATCTACGATTGTTTTACGGGTCCCTTTTTTTCTGCTGACTGCAAGGGATACAATTTTTACATCCATTCAACACCTTACCCAGTTTATATGTTTAAAAAATCCGTCCGACTGTCTCCGGGACCTACTCAGGTAGCTGCGCTGCTGCAAGCACAAGGCTCGCTTTTTCTAAATCCTTTTAAAACACTGTATCCGATCAGACCTGCCAGCACAATGGCGGCCGTAAATTCAACGGATACAGGAAATATTTCGGCCGCCTTGCCCGCTACTGCCCGGGCTGAAATGCCTAATTTTGAATACACCAGATCCGTCAAAAAACCAAGCACTAACGAACAAGATGAAATCGCCCCCAGATAGATGACAAGGGATCTTTTTCCCATGAGCTTAGAGACCATGCTCAAGGACGCCATATTTGTTGCCGGCCCGGCCAGTAAAAACACCAGGGCGGCGCCGGGGCTCAGCCCTTTCAGAATAAAGGCGGCCGCAATCGGCGTTGAAGAAGTGGCGCAGACATACATGGGAATCCCGACAATCAACATCAAGGGCATGGCTATAAAGGGATTGCCCAGATAGGCGTCCGCGAAACGCTCGGGAATCAGATAGGATATCAGGCTGGCCAGGAATACGCCGAGAATAAACCAGGGACCGATATCACCCATCAGCTCTCCAAACGCATATTTGAGCCCTGCCGCCATTTTATCGTGAAAAGATTCTTTTTCCCTTAACACAGTCTCCGGTTCCGGTCGGCTATGGCAGCAACAGCTCCCGGCAGCCGGCAGTTTTTGGTCTACGCTGGTGGAGACTTCTTTTTTGCCGTAAAAATTTTCAAAAATGCCGGCCGCCGAAGCGGTAATAAACGCCGATATCGGACGGATTACCGTCATCACCGGGTCCAGCAGCGCATAGGTGATCGGAATGGAATCCACTCCGGTTTCGGGCGTTGAAATCAAAAATGACAGGGTGGCCCCTTTGCTGGCCCCCTGTTTCTTTAATGCGGCCGCAGCCGGAACAACTCCGCAGGAACACAGCGGCAGCGGAATCCCGACCAGCGCCGCCAGCATCACCGACTGCGCGTCGCCCTTTCCGAGGTACCTGGCGATTTTCTCCGTTTTTACAAAAGCATACAAGATGCCGGCGATAAAAAACCCGAACAGCATGTAAATGGCGGACTGTTGAAATACATGCCAGGCCGCAGCCAGTATTTCTAAAATTATCTGCATGTTTGACTCCCAAACGCTTTATTCGACGACATGTTCCAGAGATTGATGCAGCAGAGCGCTGACATGCTGGTCATCCAGCCGGTAGAACATGATTTTACCTTCCCGGCGGTTGCGAACAATCTTCAAATTTCTTAAAATCCTGAGCTGATGAGAAACTGCCGAATCAGACAGGTTGCAAACCGCGGCAAGATCGCAGACACACAACTCTTCCAGGGCAAGGGCAAGGACAATCTTGACACGGCCGGAATCGCTTAAGGCCTTGAATATATCTGCCACGCCCTGAAGCGTGTCTTGTTCCGGCAGGCGGCTGACAACCTTTTTCACTTTTTCCACGTGAATCGCTTTCTCCTCGCATCGATCCATCTTGTACCTCACAGGTAATATATGAACGTTTGCTCATATGTCCATATATTCAATAAAAAATCAAGTTTTTTTCCTTTCCCCCAACCAATTGGGAGTTTATCTAAAAATCTTAACAATTTTTGCTTGACAAAAATTATTTATTAAGTAAAATTTACCATTTTTAAGGGCATAAGTGGGTCAGGGGTTTCAGGCGAATGTCAACCAATAGCCTTTTTCCTGACCGGTATAAAAATTGAAGGGGGTACATAACGATGTACGCTGTATTATCTACCGGCGGCAAACAATATAAAGTTGAAGAAGGGGATGTCTTAAGAATAGAAAAGATATCCGGTGACGTAGGGGCCTCGGTCTCTTTTGACAAGGTCCTGATGTTTTCCGACGGAGAAAAAGTCCGTGTCGGCACCCCCCTGATTGACGGCATATCGGTCAGCGGCCATATTGTGGAGCAGGACAAAGCAAAAAAAATACTGGTATTCAAATATAAACGCCGCAAGAACTATCGACGCAAACAAGGCCATCGCCAGCCTTTCACGGCCATAAAAATCGACAGTATCTCGGCATAACGGTTTGTGGCGTAAGTATTTTAATATAAAATTTCAGCCTGTGAATATGGCGCCGGATGTGGTGTATTTTCAAATAACAGGTGACCCTTTTCAGGGGATAAGCCAGACTGAAATTTTTTGAAACGATTATTTCAAGCTATTAGGATTTTAAGGAGCTTCTCATGGCACATAAAAAAGCAGGCGGCAGTTCTAGAAACGGCCGCGACAGCAACGGCCAGCGACGCGGCGTTAAACGATACGGCGGCAACAAAGTAACGGCCGGCAGCATACTGGTCCGGCAGATAGGCACCCGGATTCATCCCGGAAACAATGTGGGTATCGGTAAGGATTTTACCATCTTTGCCAAAATCGACGGTGTCGTTGCCTACGAACGGGAGGGCCGTTCACGTAAAAAAGTAAGCGTCTATGCAGAGTGAAATTCATTGATGAAGTAATTATCACCGTTCAAGCCGGAAACGGTGGTCGTGGATGCGTCAGTTTCAGGCGCGAACGGTTTATCCCCCGCGGCGGACCGGACGGCGGCGACGGCGGTGACGGCGGGTCTGTTATTTTAAAGGCTTCCCCCGGCAAACGCACCCTTTATCATTTTCAATTTAAAAGATCCTTCAAGGCCAAAAACGGTGACGGCGGACAGGGCAGCCAAAAAACCGGGAAAAACGGCCCCGACCTTATCATTGAAGTCCCCCCGGGAAGCATTGTCAGCGATACCGCTACCGGCCAGGTCATAAAAGATTTTGTAGAACCGGACGAAACTTTTGTGGTCGCCCAGGGAGGGCGCGGCGGCCGGGGCAACCTGCGTTTTAAATCTTCCACAAATCGTACACCCCGTCATGCCCAGCCGGGCGAACCCGGCCAGG
Protein-coding sequences here:
- the nrfD gene encoding polysulfide reductase NrfD, with protein sequence MLELALKGSKKYYGWMTLLLGVIGGGFVFYLWQFNFGLGITGMSRDVSWGFYIAQFTFLVGVAASAVMVVLPYYLHDYKAFGRITILGEFLAVASVTMCILFIFVDLGQPMRVVNVILYPTPNSVLFWDMIVLNGYLFLNIIVGWKVLEAERNGIAPPAWVKPLIYLSIPWAVSIHTVTAFLYCGLPGRGFWLTAILAPRFLASAFAAGPAFLILLCLLIRKLTKFDPGKEQIQSLAKIVTYGILMNVFFLVCEVFVVFYSQIPEHMDHMKYLFFGLHGHGVLVPWMWTSVGLMLLAIILLVNPITRQNESVLAVACLAVFAGTWIDKGLGMISGGFVPSPLHHVNEYVPTIPEIIITLGVYATGFLVLTALFKIAVSIKEEIAA
- the fdhD gene encoding formate dehydrogenase accessory sulfurtransferase FdhD, with amino-acid sequence MSALSNKSIVHWDKGSRIAKKHDLLREEPLSIRIQGNPYAVVMRTPGNEIQHVAGFCLAEGIVESPEDFVGIAFCDGEDTNVVTVTLKETRRKTIPEILERRGYISQTSCGLCGKEIVEDLYQTIRPITDNAPLDIQKAVDCLENISALQHLRKKTRAAHAAVLYDSNYKLLAAAEDVGRHNALDKVVGTLFMDHKLKDAAFLTLSSRISYELVQKSARARIPIILAISRPTSLAVELASKLNMTLASPGDDSGLLIFCGEERLK
- a CDS encoding MOSC domain-containing protein → MDVKIVSLAVSRKKGTRKTIVDEAKLVKEHGLEGDAHAGAWHRQVSLLSSESIEASRSSGLDVTFGDFAENIATTGADWKAIPVGTRVRLGDTALIEITQIGKECTNRCAIYYQAGDCIMPREGVFARVLEGGVIRCGDAVEILS
- a CDS encoding SO_0444 family Cu/Zn efflux transporter; protein product: MQIILEILAAAWHVFQQSAIYMLFGFFIAGILYAFVKTEKIARYLGKGDAQSVMLAALVGIPLPLCSCGVVPAAAALKKQGASKGATLSFLISTPETGVDSIPITYALLDPVMTVIRPISAFITASAAGIFENFYGKKEVSTSVDQKLPAAGSCCCHSRPEPETVLREKESFHDKMAAGLKYAFGELMGDIGPWFILGVFLASLISYLIPERFADAYLGNPFIAMPLMLIVGIPMYVCATSSTPIAAAFILKGLSPGAALVFLLAGPATNMASLSMVSKLMGKRSLVIYLGAISSCSLVLGFLTDLVYSKLGISARAVAGKAAEIFPVSVEFTAAIVLAGLIGYSVLKGFRKSEPCACSSAAT
- a CDS encoding metalloregulator ArsR/SmtB family transcription factor, which translates into the protein MDRCEEKAIHVEKVKKVVSRLPEQDTLQGVADIFKALSDSGRVKIVLALALEELCVCDLAAVCNLSDSAVSHQLRILRNLKIVRNRREGKIMFYRLDDQHVSALLHQSLEHVVE
- the rplU gene encoding 50S ribosomal protein L21, whose protein sequence is MYAVLSTGGKQYKVEEGDVLRIEKISGDVGASVSFDKVLMFSDGEKVRVGTPLIDGISVSGHIVEQDKAKKILVFKYKRRKNYRRKQGHRQPFTAIKIDSISA
- the rpmA gene encoding 50S ribosomal protein L27 — protein: MAHKKAGGSSRNGRDSNGQRRGVKRYGGNKVTAGSILVRQIGTRIHPGNNVGIGKDFTIFAKIDGVVAYEREGRSRKKVSVYAE